Proteins encoded in a region of the Cydia pomonella isolate Wapato2018A chromosome 3, ilCydPomo1, whole genome shotgun sequence genome:
- the LOC133516495 gene encoding uncharacterized protein LOC133516495: MYNDFDSVQTDIENLTEIPGDEHTERENFETSYFGALAAAQELLSRHTAAGAASAAPEDNLVTGSNVVTALTGGPNIKLPTIHLPTFSGRYQDWLEYHDTYKSLIHDNQSIPIIHKFHYLRSSLKDGASLVIKSLEFSSDNYKVAWDLLCERYTNDRILVNNHLNALFNINPVLQESSRALRNTIDLVNKNLRALKTLNLPTEHWDILIIHMVTSKLDSATLRDWETERNNIKKLPTLTEFTTFLRNRADLLETMEEAQTLNKPRRHSDITHNRPKSFLVNHAQNQTQYKYKCPVCKNNHSIYQCTKFKTMPVESRINKVNQLNLCTNCLRSGHDEQRCRLSSCRLCTQRHNTMLHINNQAKADPKSSTSKPNDCVASPTLKEHTQAPQQITNSAALCSTFGGHRVPLSTAVINVSDYDGHTHQVRVLLDNGSISSFITKDLQAKLKLPTYSTSISVTGLEKKRSNITEHCDVTITSRTQDYTAEVNCFVVQEITDMIPFTKLNCDSFTIPPHIHLADPNFHEPSEVQMLLGAELFWECLTYNHISLGKKKPVLVETTLGWLVAGSIHTQNSKQKQPYTVHCNLINNIELDAKLDKFFELESVPSTQQIHTKGESECERIFTQSTTRHPDGKFVVTIPLKESPECLGDSKAQALLRFQALEHKFKRTRCLVQLGQECAEKNVSETILHDFYVDDYISGNDDKATLLETCRGVIKTLESAHFHLRKWRSNTPSLLDNLVAENSSDELFKLDTENHSKTLGLLWSCQSDELLFSVAENLKPKPTTLNPADIGGRGQSASNLKNSLLWWEGPPFLHETEIQWPTQPQNLPLENLPEVKIQCLVSTKQCEDNFTSKYSNFCKLQRIIAYMNRFVHNCKNITNKNTGPLKVSELNLSLQMLCKQVQTDKFSEQLSRLLNKRPLSHKDTLLKFNPFVDTFGIMRVGGRLASSYYDYNTKHPILLHASHHITKILVHHYHRMLMHTGPQLMLATLRHRYWIINGRNLCRQTSQSCITCLRYSGKTHQPIMGNLPLQRVQSEYVFANTSCDYAGPILIASRKGRGCQTKKAYIVVFVCLAVRAVHLELVTDLTAMGFIAALNRFIARRGKPATILSDNGTCFIGACNELAKFLKNNSEEITSYSATKEIEFKFCPAYSPHFNGLAEGAVKQVKHHLKRVTSMAHLDYEEMVTFLVQVEALLNSRPLTPISSDPSDLTSLTPAHFLIGRTLTMIPAPLVQDSPIHTLTRYQRTEALKAHFWNRYYKEFISELQVRNKWRRDGGQLKLGEMVLVKDDRLPPSRWLLGRVTAVYPGNDGVSRVADVTTTTGTLRRAYNRLCPLPLTLDQDGPRGPAC, encoded by the coding sequence ATGTACAATGATTTTGATTCCGTTCAAACTGATATAGAAAATTTGACGGAAATTCCAGGTGACGAACACACAGAACGGGAAAATTTCGAGACAAGCTACTTCGGTGCCTTGGCTGCTGCGCAGGAACTGCTCAGCAGGCACACCGCGGCTGGTGCTGCTTCTGCGGCGCCTGAGGACAATCTGGTAACGGGTTCCAATGTCGTTACTGCACTCACAGGTGGgccaaatattaaattacctacaattCATTTACCTACCTTTTCTGGGCGCTATCAGGACTGGTTAGAATACCATGATACCTACAAATCTCTCATACACGATAATCAATCAATTCCAATTATCCACAAATTTCATTATTTGCGAAGTTCATTGAAAGACGGTGCTTCACTCGTAATTAAATCACTAGAGTTCTCGTCTGATAACTATAAGGTCGCATGGGATTTGCTTTGTGAACGTTACACAAACGATAGAATATTGGTAAATAATCACTTAAAtgcattatttaacataaaccCCGTGCTTCAAGAATCTTCAAGGGCCTTACGAAATACCATAGATTTAGTCAATAAAAATCTCAGGGCTTTGAAGACTCTTAATTTACCCACAGAGCACTGGGACATCCTCATAATCCACATGGTAACTAGCAAACTCGATTCAGCCACTTTGCGCGATTGGGAAACCGAGcgcaataatattaaaaaactaccAACATTAACGGAATTTACCACTTTCTTAAGAAACCGCGCAGATTTGCTAGAAACCATGGAGGAGGCACAAACACTAAATAAACCACGTCGACACAGCGACATTACTCACAATCGTCCTAAATCATTTCTTGTAAACCATGCTCAAAATCAGACTCAGTATAAATATAAGTGTCCTGTTTGCAAAAATAATCACTCAATTTATCAATGTACTAAGTTTAAAACAATGCCAGTTGAATCCCGCATTAATAAAGTGAATCAATTGAATCTTTGCACAAATTGTTTGCGATCAGGACATGACGAACAACGTTGCAGGCTGAGCTCATGCCGGCTTTGCACACAAAGACACAATACCATGCTACATATAAACAATCAAGCAAAGGCAGACCCTAAGTCTTCCACATCCAAACCTAATGATTGTGTAGCATCACCAACTCTAAAAGAGCATACACAAGCTCCACAACAAATTACAAACAGTGCTGCTTTATGCTCCACGTTCGGTGGCCATCGTGTACCGTTATCTACAGCTGTCATCAACGTCAGCGACTATGATGGCCACACACACCAAGTTAGAGTTCTCTTGGACAACGGAAGTATATCTAGTTTCATTACCAAAGATCTTcaagcaaaattaaaattacctacttattccaCTAGCATATCCGTCACAGGGTTAGAAAAGAAAAGATCAAACATCACCGAACATTGTGATGTAACCATAACTTCACGTACGCAAGATTACACAGCAGAAGTCAATTGCTTCGTTGTCCAAGAGATCACTGATATGATTCCATTCACCAAACTAAATTGTGATTCGTTCACTATTCCCCCTCACATCCACCTAGCGGACCCGAACTTTCACGAGCCATCCGAGGTGCAGATGCTGCTGGGTGCAGAACTCTTTTGGGAGTGCCTAACATATAATCACATATCCCTGGGCAAGAAAAAACCCGTCCTAGTTGAAACAACACTCGGATGGCTTGTTGCAGGTTCTATACATACACAAAATTCTAAACAAAAGCAACCCTATACAGTCCATTGCAATCTAATCAACAACATTGAGCTCGATGCAAAACTAGACAAGTTTTTTGAACTAGAATCAGTTCCATCCACTCAACAAATCCACACTAAAGGTGAGAGTGAATGCGAACGCATATTTACACAATCAACAACCCGCCACCCAGATGGTAAGTTTGTTGTCACAATACCATTAAAAGAATCTCCTGAATGTTTGGGCGATTCTAAAGCACAAGCATTACTTCGATTTCAAGCATTAGAGCATAAATTCAAGCGCACCAGATGTCTTGTACAGTTGGGTCAAGAATGCgcagaaaaaaatgtaagtgAAACAATCTTACACGATTTCTATGTAGATGACTACATCTCAGGAAATGATGACAAAGCCACTCTGTTAGAAACATGCAGAGGCGTCATTAAAACACTAGAAAGTGCTCATTTTCACTTAAGAAAGTGGCGTTCAAATACACCATCATTACTTGATAATTTAGTTGCAGAAAACAGTAGCGATGAACTATTTAAATTGGACACAGAAAATCACTCGAAAACCTTAGGTTTACTTTGGTCATGTCAATCTGATGAGCTGCTGTTCTCTGTAGCTGAAAATCTAAAACCCAAACCCACAACCTTGAACCCTGCCGACATAGGTGGTAGGGGTCAGAGCGCATCAAACCTCAAAAATTCACTTTTGTGGTGGGAAGGACCGCCCTTCCTTCATGAAACGGAAATACAATGGCCTACTCAACCACAAAACTTACCTTTAGAAAATTTGCCTGAAGTCAAAATACAATGTCTCGTTTCAACTAAACAATGCGAGGATAATTTTACCTCTAAATACTCAAACTTTTGTAAATTGCAACGTATTATAGCATACATGAATAGATTTGTTCataactgtaaaaatataacaaacaagAATACAGGTCCATTAAAGGTGTCAGAGCTTAATCTGTCTTTACAAATGTTGTGCAAACAAGTGCAGACTGACAAATTTAGCGAGCAACTCTCGCGTTTGCTAAATAAGCGCCCACTTTCTCACAAAGATACTCTGTTGAAATTTAATCCATTTGTAGATACTTTCGGAATTATGCGAGTAGGCGGTAGACTTGCAAGTTCATATTAcgattataacacaaaacaccCTATTTTATTACATGCATCGCATCACATCACTAAAATATTAGTACACCATTACCATCGAATGTTGATGCACACTGGACCACAGCTGATGCTAGCAACATTACGTCACAGGTACTGGATAATTAACGGCCGTAACCTTTGCAGACAGACTTCACAAAGCTGCATTACATGTTTAAGATACTCGGGTAAAACTCATCAGCCAATTATGGGCAACTTGCCACTGCAAAGGGTACAGTCCGAATATGTGTTTGCTAACACATCCTGTGACTACGCTGGGCCAATCCTGATAGCGAGCAGAAAGGGTCGTGGTTGTCAAACGAAGAAAGCATATatagttgtttttgtttgtttggcaGTGAGGGCGGTACACTTGGAGCTCGTCACTGATTTGACAGCCATGGGCTTTATTGCCGCTTTAAATAGATTCATAGCCCGCAGAGGCAAACCAGCCACCATTTTGTCAGATAATGGTACTTGTTTCATAGGGGCTTGTAACGAATTAGCAAAGttccttaaaaataattctgaAGAAATAACGTCATATTCAGCTACAAAGGAAATAGAATTCAAATTTTGTCCTGCTTATAGCCCACATTTTAATGGTTTGGCGGAGGGCGCAGTTAAGCAGgtaaaacatcatttaaaacGAGTTACCTCAATGGCTCACTTAGATTATGAAGAGATGGTTACATTTTTGGTTCAAGTTGAAGCTTTGCTTAATTCTAGGCCTTTAACCCCTATTTCATCTGATCCCTCCGATCTTACTTCTCTCACCCCTGCGCATTTTTTGATAGGCCGAACGCTCACTATGATACCTGCTCCCTTGGTGCAAGACTCGCCGATACATACCCTAACGAGATATCAGAGAACAGAAGCACTAAAAGCGCATTTTTGGAATCGGTATTATAAGGAATTCATTTCAGAGCTGCAGGTCCGAAACAAATGGCGCAGGGATGGAGGCCAGCTGAAGCTTGGCGAGATGGTTCTCGTCAAAGACGACCGCTTGCCCCCCAGCAGATGGCTGCTTGGGCGAGTCACCGCAGTCTACCCGGGCAACGACGGAGTCAGCCGCGTCGCTGACGTCACCACCACCACAGGGACGCTGAGAAGGGCCTACAACAGGCTCTGCCCGCTCCCACTGACATTGGACCAGGATGGTCCAAGGGGGCCAGCTTGTTAA